In Colletotrichum higginsianum IMI 349063 chromosome 1, whole genome shotgun sequence, the DNA window CCTCATGGATGCGAATTTGCCGAGTGACCGGAGGGTCCAAGTGGACGAAGTCGTTGTATACGGAACGGGTGAGATGGCATCTTTCCCCCACGACTTTGCAAAAGCTCTCGAGGCCACGGAGGATCGGCCGGCGCGCTGGGTCGTCGTGTTCTCGCCGACAGGCTGCGACAGTATGCTGCGTGGTCTTGGGTTGCTGGATGAGTCTACAGGCAGGGCGAAGAGGGACGGGCTCGAGGAGCGCAAGACGTTCATCGCAACCATTGGTCCGACAACGAGAGACTATCTCAAACGCACATTTGGCTGTGAGCCAGATGTTTGTGCCGAGGAGCCAAGTCCAGAAGGCGTCAAACGTGGCATTATTCAGTTCATGGAGAGGCACAGTTAAAGAAGCAGTTGCGCCAACAACCCCAACATGTGACGCCGATAGGATTCGAACCTAACTGACACAAGTACTTCTCTTTGCTCCACAGTTGACACTTAGAAGAAGGTGTGCGCATACATATTCATCACGTCACCGGTGCCTTGAGCGCTCACACTGGCGATATATGTACGGATATGGTGTAAGAAGCCTCAACGTGAAGATATTTGTAGACACATAGCGCATTGCGAATGCTTGGGAGGGCACGGACGAACATGGATGATACAGGAACAGGATATATGCGTTGATTGGCTATCGATTTATTTGGATGGGTCTGACGCGGACGCGAAAATTCGCGTATGCATTTATTATACGCGACGACCAAGCAGCAAGCGACGCGTCGCAGCTCTTGGGCGCGTAAATTGTCAGAGGAAACCCGGATCCATTCCCAACCATGAGAGGGCaggggaaaaggaaaaacGAAAAAATCCCCGGTTAACCAGGCACCACTTCATCGAAGCTTTAGCCGGGCCGAACGACACATTTACCAGACGTTGGTCCCACTTCTTAATAATAAGCCCCTGCTCCCCAGCGGAGCTTCGCACAGCTATACATATGGCAGAATTGAATGACCATTTCCCTTCGAATGAGGCAAAGAAGACGCGGAAAGAGGCAAGGAGTAAAAAAGGAACTCGTCGCCGCGATTTCATAGGCCGAGCTGCGCAAACAAGACACGCTGCCGTCCTGGTATCATGTACAATAGAGAGGGGGAAatgggaagaaaaaagacgCCTGCTGAGGTTGTTAAGCCAATGGCTCGTCAAACGTCAATCGCCTTCTTGCCAGACTAACGGGGGTCCTTGCTGATGAGATAGCAACAGGCGTCTTCCAAGCCTTTTGCGCGGGGCTCGGTGTGATGTTGACAAACTCTGCAAAGTCAAAGCCTTGCCCTGGCGTGTTGGGGAACATGTTACCCCCGCCAGGTGTGGTCATGTGGGATGAGGGAAGTGTCATATCGCGGCCTACcttggacggcggcgtcgaggggggTATTATTCTGGTCTTGGCCGATGGCACAGCGGGTGACGGAGAAGCAGCCAGGTACAGCAAGAGGTCAGCGCCCTCTTCTCCAGATTTGACGGGTGGCTCAGCATTTGCGCCCCTCTCTCTGTTGCGACGGTTGGGGATCACACGATTGCGCATCGGTGGCGTTGTCGGGGGCGAAGAACGAATGTTGGTAGCCCTGAACGACTGCGCGGGCAATAgatcatcttcgtcgtccgagtTTGCCGCAAAGTTGGGCGATACCAGATCATCTGCCAGCTTTCGAGCTCCTTGAAAGAATGAGACATCGGGGCCGGTAGACGTAGTGAAGTGCTGCTGCCTTCTGGGCTTGATCGGCGATGATTGTGCTAGCCGATGGCTCTCCTTCCACGACGTAGGATTATGCAAAGATTTCATCGGAGTCGGAGAAGATCGGTACCGCTTGCTCGGGCTGGACGAAGGATAGTCGAATGAGGCCATGTACGTTCGCTTGCGGTGACCGGTGCTTCCGTTGCTCGAGCCGATGGCATCGGAGAACAGAGGAGCTTTCAACGGAGAGCTCATAAGGGTCCTTGTGGGATATGGAAGGTCTGAGGCGCTGGACGATGAGTCGGAGaggacgtcgccctcgcaCAACCTCCTCCGTCGCATTTCCTCTTCATACTTGGGTTCGATAGTGTCGAGAGTCAGGTCCTCCCAACCATGCTTGGTCTTGAATTGCGCCAGCGCAAGTCGATTCTGCAGCCTTCGGGCTATCTGTGATAGGATTTGCAGTCAGATGAAATGCTGCTTCAAGTGCGGTTGCCATTCGACTCACCTTGCTGACTTCTACCCTCTTCAACACCTTGTCTGCCACCTCTTCGGGCTGCTGCTTCCATGGAGAAGACATGACGTAGAAGCCGGGCATGTACAATACCGCTGATGATATTGTCAAGTCGTCACAGGTGAAAGAAATCTACCTCTCTTGGTTGGCGTGATCCGAGAGGCGCACTGTCCGAGGGAAGCTGCCGTGGCCCAAGAGACGTTGCCCAGTCTCTGTGGTTTCTTTGCTTTGACTTAGGCGGGGAGACTGTGTGTTGGAAATAGAAGCCAAAGATTTGATCTTTGTGGAGGTGGTGGGAAGCCGTAGCAACGGTGGAATCGGTATGAGAGAGGGGTTGGATTGCTCTTCCG includes these proteins:
- a CDS encoding Nrm1-like protein, coding for MPGFYVMSSPWKQQPEEVADKVLKRVEVSKIARRLQNRLALAQFKTKHGWEDLTLDTIEPKYEEEMRRRRLCEGDVLSDSSSSASDLPYPTRTLMSSPLKAPLFSDAIGSSNGSTGHRKRTYMASFDYPSSSPSKRYRSSPTPMKSLHNPTSWKESHRLAQSSPIKPRRQQHFTTSTGPDVSFFQGARKLADDLVSPNFAANSDDEDDLLPAQSFRATNIRSSPPTTPPMRNRVIPNRRNRERGANAEPPVKSGEEGADLLLYLAASPSPAVPSAKTRIIPPSTPPSKVGRDMTLPSSHMTTPGGGNMFPNTPGQGFDFAEFVNITPSPAQKAWKTPVAISSARTPVSLARRRLTFDEPLA